In Drosophila miranda strain MSH22 chromosome XR, D.miranda_PacBio2.1, whole genome shotgun sequence, the genomic window GCACAATTTTCGACATACGAAAaaatctattttttttttatctatTCGAATTATAATGCATCATGAACCTTATCAATActttttctatatttttaaCATCGATATTAatagaaacgagggggaacgttgtgagttgctgcggacaccgcaactctacggttatactcgatactaagtcagtatggctctcctccggcagacgccgctaatataaaacgacacgacaaagagtgcgtgcgagagagacagaaaatcagtctgagcgtgacgtcgggcgctgcgtagccactgcaaattgatttgttcctattggctataaaaatgatctgatctgatccagattcagcaatctgatagatatggtcattatctatgattctgcgtttttagttttctcgaatctgcaatattgtggatgcaacagattttcgtcctttgtgggggcggaagggggtggggcgaaattctgagatatacgttttatagtgagatctaacagaaatgcggataccaaatttggttactctagccttaatagtctctgagatttgtggatgccccagatttttgtcctttgcgggggcggaagggggtgtggcgaaatttggacacgaaacggtcaaggtccgatatcacaggagtgtggataccaaatttggttgctctggcttttataggttctgagatccttgaactcatattttgcaattgacaaaaccgaccatgaaacctgtgtgttagagagagacagagcgagaaagaatgaaattgttttcttgattctggctataatcattatacgatcatgttcagattttgcactgtagaagatatggtcatcctcgccgattctgcgtttttggttttatcgtatctttaaaaatgtggatgccacagattttcgtcctttgtgggggcggaagtgggcggggcgaagttttgaaatatttttgtagcagtgacatatcacagaagtctggatccaaaacatcgttgctctagctcttatagtctttgagcactaggcgctgaaggggacggacggacggacggacggacggacggacggacggacggacggacggacggacggacggacagacggacagacagacagggctcaatcgactcggctattgatgctgatcaagaatatatatactttatggggtcgaaaacgattccttctggacgttacacacatccacttttaccacaaatctaatataccccaatactcattttgagaatcgggtataaaaagtacaTTAAAGTTTTCGCTGGCGCATCAACGAATTTTGGTGCCAATTTGCAGCCGAtgcaaaaaaaatgtataatttatacaaaaaaattgAAACTGTTGAAATTAATTGCTTTTTCAGAGTTACATAAATGAAAaatgttgtgttttttttaaagGTTTTTCTCCGACATAATAATTTTGAAGATAACCTTGAATATTTGTTATGTTTACGGTTTTAGCATTCTTCCGTGGAGCTTACCAAAAAATTCTGGACCTGTCTAGTTGGTAACTTGGTTCGTCCTGATTATAAAACAGTAAATATCATTGTTCTTTGATTGcgtctattttttttttaggagTTTCATTGTTTGCCGACCAGAATATGACTAGTGTTTCAGAGTGAAGTCTGACCAGGCGTTGTAGACAATTGGATGCGTGTAGATGTATAACAGCACCCACATTAGGAACATGCAGAACATTAGGATCGGGTCTGCACTGGAAAACACCAGTCTAAAATATTCGATTTGATGTCGGAATCAAAGGGTCCTGCTCCACGTACAAATTCACATACTATATTGTATCTATATTTATCTATCACAGTGACCTGTGACATTCAGTGATCACAACTCTAAAATATGTAGATATTCCACATTCAAATTCGATTccgataaaaaaaataaagtcaAGTCCAACAGAAAATAGTTCAGGATAAAGGATAAGCAAAACGGAACAACAAAGGAGCAAGTAGGTACCCCCCACCCTCCCATTGGTGGCCAATGGTGGCCCCCCACAGCCCTTTGTCCAGCAGCGGTATGGGAGTGTATTCGTGTGTTCCTGTGTCCGTGTGTCGTTGGTTAATGTGTGGAAAATTATAAGCATTGGTGACTCTTGCAATATCCCCACGCTGCAAGTGGTGCGCtgtcgctgcctctgcctcagtCGCTGCTTACCGAAATAGCGCTGTTGCTGCAGTCGCTGCCGCTAGACCaatgtgtctctgtgtgtgtgtgtgtgtggggggtttttttttgcttataGGTCAAGTTAAAAGTAAAAGTATCCAACACCATTTGAGCCGTGTCTTTGCTACTCGTCGCCCTCTTTCGCCCTTGTTCGttcgccctctctctctttatcaTCCGATCCCTTTTGAGTCTTTTGAGTTTTTGCGAAACATTCGCGTTACGTATCCCCAAGCAGCAATGGAAATTGATTTCAACGTATCTCTCCCATTCGCAGGTGGCCAGCGATCATcaccagccgcagcagcaacagcagcaccagcaccatcagcagcagacaGCGGATCAACTCGTCCTGGATATCAGCATGGAGCAGTCACAGTCGCAGCAGCACCGCTTCTATGGCGCCCTCACACGCACCATCTCACAGCCGGCTCAACAGCGCCACCCTCTGCACCAGCAGCAGatccaacaacagcagcaacagcaacagcagcagcagcagggtgCTGCCTCCTTGGTGACCATCATTGAGAATCTGGGGAACATGAATCTGCACCGTAAGCTCGAGCGCACACAGTTGGAGCCGCTGCTCCAACAGCCCATTAACATATCTCGGTGagtgcccccccccccaccccaccaccAGATCTGTCAGATCTTTCATTATGCGCCAGACGTGCCTCACATGTGACTTACTCTTTCCCTTCGCTTGTGTGTTGCAGCTACAAGACGGAGCTGTGCCACCCGTTCGAGGAGGCCGGCGAGTGCAAGTACGGAGAGAAGTGCCAGTTCGCGCACGGCTTCCACGAGCTGCGCAACCTGCAGCGCCATCCCAAGTACAAGACAGAGTACTGCCGCACCTTCCATAGCGTCGGCTTCTGCCCCTACGGGCCGCGCTGCCATTTTGTGCACAACGCGGACGAGGCCCGCGCTCAGCAGCAGGCCGCAGCCCAGGCGGAAGCGGATTGGGAGGACAGGCCAAGCAGATGCTGAAGAAGACCATGAGCACGCCGATGCAGCAGGAGGAGATGCCGCGCTTGCCCGTCTTCAACCGCCTGAGCTCTGCCGTGGAGGACTACCAGCAGAAGCTTCAGTACAGCCTACTGCCCTAAGCAGctccagcatcagcatcaacacGAACATCAACACAGTCAAGCCACACCTCAccttcgccttcgccttcgccctcgccctcgccctcgcccaTTCATCCAGCATCCCCCAATCCTTTGTACAACAAACAAGCACagaaacacaaaacaaaatcgtacGACCGTCAATATGTGGCCTTATCAAATGGAACCCTTTACTCTACGCCTTACGCCCCACATCGTCTTCCCTTTAAAGTAATAATGAATACTATGCTAATCGGaagcgagaaagagagagaactCTGGAATGAGAGAGAACTCTGGAATGACCCACATAATCAATATCAGAGAGGAACATGAAAGAGTTTTTGAATGCCAGTTGAATTATtcattatttatacaatatactTATTATATACTACAATGCCTTGTTCGTTATTTATGTAATCATACAATCTATATACCAAGATAGTTCATAGATTTCTTCCGCACAAAAGACAGCAACGAGAAAAGACAACAACCGATCAGGATCGAACACAACTGTACATGAATTTTGTTACATGCTGAAACATGCCTATTTATGCTTCCATTGCAACACAACTGTGTATTTTTATATAGTAAATTACATTTTTATGAAGTGAAAACCATTTAGTTTACGGCGAATTTTAGGTTATTTAGCCATTAAATGAAAGCgttacaaaataaatgaaacaaaaaaaaccaaagtcgATTCCATTTACCCAACAGCAACGGGGCCGCTGCCTATGGCGGGGGTTATCGCCAATCTCTCTTCCAGGGCGTCTGTCGGCGGggtgacggtgacggcgacggtACGCTATCGGTCCGGCGGAGACACCGTCCGGCACACCGATTGCAAAATCTGCAAacctttttttttatgttattTCCAAACCATTCGGTTCCCGCCACAAGGCATTTGCACCTGAACGATCAGAGAGGATCTTGAGGTATCAAAACGCCACAATTGACCGACTGGGAAAGTAGCATAGCATAGCATCAGAGCCAAGGTCCAAGTAGCAGCAGGTTCAAGAAGCTTCAGTTGCGTCATTGCAGCCATTTTCATAGTTTCATAGGCGCCGGCTTCCAGAGTTTCATAGCACCCAAAGAGCATAGTTGCATAGCCAGCACCTTAAATAGTTTCGTATCAGGCAAATTTCATGGTTTCGTAGCAGCCACTTCAAGAGTggatttatttataaattatggcatactttcaggctgTTTTGCAAGTACAAATTCTGGTTCCAATCGGTTGGCACAACTGTCCCTATCACGAAAGATATAgccaaagaaaaacaaaaagttgAAGCAGACTTAAAATTGGTACAAAACgagaaaaattaaaaaaaaagtcAAACGGCCAACCTAGCTTACAAAAGCACAATTTTCGACATACGAAAAaatctatttttttttatctaTTCGAATTATAATGCATCATGAACCTTATCAATActttttctatatttttaaCATCGATATTAatagaaacgagggggaacgttgtgagttgctgcggacaccgcaactctacggttatacccgatactaagtcagtatggctctcctccggcagacgccgctaatattaaacgacacgacaaagagtgcgtgcgagagagacagaaaatcagtctgagcgtgacgtcgggtgctgcgtagccagtgcaaattgatttgttccttttggctataaaaatgatctgatctgatccagattcagcaatctgatagatatgatcattatctatgattctgcgtttttagttttctcgaatgtgcaatattgtggatgcaacagattttcgtcctttgtgtgggcggaagggggtggggcgaaattttgaaacaaactcgtctcggtccgatatattaggagtgtggataccaaatttggttgctctagcttttgtagtctctgagatctaggcgctaatgttttactctaagcaaagccgcctatgctacgtgtgtgttagagagagacagggcgagaaaaaatgaaattgttttcttgatgctggctataataatgattccgcagtcttaaagatatggtcattctctacaattctacgtttttggttttctcatatctttaaaattgtggatgccacagattttcgtcctttgtgggggcggaagtgggcggggcgaagttttgaaatatttttgtagcagttacatatcacagaagtctggatccaaaacatcgtttctctagctcttatagtctttgagcactaggcgctgaaggggacggacagacggacagacggacggacggacagacagacagggctcaatcgactcggctattgatgctgatcaagaatatatataccttatggggtcggaaacgattccttctggactttacacacatccacttttaccacaaatctaatataccccaatactcattttgagtttcgggtataaggttaggttaggttaacccggacggccctcagcggggccacgcataggccaatatggcccttagttatccggatgggggtgtgtatgaaccgtcgcgggagtgttaatgtggttttaaaaagtccccgagaatcgaggtgtttttagcataggccagcagttcctgtggcgtccttttggaggcatcttccagtgatgccaacactggggcgcccaggtatctcctccttgcccttgagagagccggacagttgcagatgagatgttccagggtttcgatagccccaggctcctcacatttcctacaactgtctctgttggtgatgcctagctttgctgcatgtgcagcagccagacagtgacctgttagtatccccactagcaatctacagtcctttcgtggtaggtgcagtaggtagtggctaagtttctcgttgcgctccttgcacattatcttcgaggttctgcaggtggtggtactcctccacctgctatcagtctgtgctctagcctgcttctctagatcgccttgcagcgttctgagggagacaggcacgttctcggttctcctattctccagcccgacgccttccttagctagtacgtccgccgcttcgtttccttcgatgccctggtggctgggaacccaatagatccgcactgtctttgtcgtgcttaggatgtctaatgcctccctgctcgccaagacacttctggaactgaccgcggacgactgcatggatcttatcgccgcttggctgtcgacgaataggttgaccgcatcgtgtgctcgttctgttaggagagcgacctccgatgccttcccgatggcaaaaacttctgcctggaatatgctgcattggtccactagcttatacgacagccttatctcagggtctgtacagtataggcccgctcctactcctccttccatcttggagccgtctgtgtatatattgaggtgctcagtttggtcccttccaattttccagtcttcaggtcccaaagatgtggttgttttgacgtcaaggcaaggtcatgtccctgccaattgaactgtgcccgtatccttgtatggataggtttcctgatgctataaggcgttgtgctgcctttcccgcaatcaggcgagcgtgaatgtccaggggtcgattccgagtatggtttcgagtgcttttgttggggttgacctcagcgcccctgtaatacagagacgagcctgtcgctgagtcttttccttaagcttatggtatgtcttcttttcaatagcctgccaccacactaaggctccatacagcagagttggtcgcaccaccgagatgtagatccagtgcattagagcaggtgacaggccccatgtgctgctgagcatcttcttggatgcataaagcgcaatggtagccttcttcaccctttccactacattgggcctccatgccagcttgctgtccagtactgtgcctaggtatttcacctgtgattttggagtcagcctagtttgttcaattttcgggggggtccatatcggtaccttgtacctcttggtaaagaggatgaggtccgtcttgtccgcgttgatactgactcctacctcttccgcccactcacgtatctccctgagtgtacgttccattatggagctgagggtcgatggacatacacccgtaataagtatgcttatgtcatctgcataggctgttatttttggggccttcctttcaaatctcttaatgaggtcgtcgaccaccaaattccacagtagtggcgataggactccaccttgaggtgtgcctctgtgtgccccctttaccatggaagcggtgccccactccgattgcacccgtctacaacttaggaggtttttgatccagacgttgattgcagggtgtatgttattcgcttctaggcgacttgttattgcggttgttgccacgttgttgaatgctcctgagatgtccacaaatgctcccaaagcatactttttgttgtgaagggcgctctcgatggtggctactagcgagtgaagtgccgtctccaccgatttccccttggtgtaggcgtgttggtttattgacatcagtccccctacctcattcctgatgtgtaaatccaacagcttttctagtgtttttagtagaaaggaggtaaggcttatcggtctgtaatccttgggactcacgtggctgcactttcctgccttagggaggaagacaaccctcgaggttctccattggatggggatatagcctgtacttaggcatgctgagtatattgagaagagccatggggtaataacctctttggtcaactgcatcatggctgggaatatcccgtccagtcctggtgcttttatggccgcgaaggagtctatggcccagtggattctcttagtggttaacagacctattggggggtgctgttcctcagttgctaggtcctgatgctccttggcgtcagtgacctcggtgcatccagggaagtgcgcctccattagtgctgttagggcttctttactgccctctgtccactgtccgttgtctagttttag contains:
- the LOC117186540 gene encoding protein TIS11-like — encoded protein: MEQSQSQQHRFYGALTRTISQPAQQRHPLHQQQIQQQQQQQQQQQQGAASLVTIIENLGNMNLHRKLERTQLEPLLQQPINISRYKTELCHPFEEAGECKYGEKCQFAHGFHELRNLQRHPKYKTEYCRTFHSVGFCPYGPRCHFVHNADEARAQQQAAAQAEADWEDRPSRC